The following are encoded together in the Scytonema millei VB511283 genome:
- the lhgO gene encoding L-2-hydroxyglutarate oxidase, translating to MNNNLTYDFAIVGGGIVGLATAMTLGDCYPDAKILVLEKENDWASHQTGNNSGVIHSGIYYKPGSFKARFCREGSRSMVEFCQQHDIPHEVCGKVIIATTTAQLPLLDNLYERGLANGLGVRKLSAAEVAEYEPHVSCLAGIHVPTTGIVDYKRVAQKYVEIIQAQGGELKLGTKVERIRHTSNTTVLDTNSGSFETKFTINCAGLQSDRIAKKSGADPQAKIVPFRGEYYELVPEKRYLVKGLIYPVPNPAFPFLGVHFTRMIDGSVHAGPNAVLSFKREGYHKTDFDFKDLAEVLTYPAFWKLAAKHADEGIKEIVRSWSKAAFVRSLQQLIPEVREQDVVPTHAGVRAQALKADGSLVDDFLLVPGKNAMHVCNAPSPAATSSLEIGKAIVAAISQSPFQANTVKV from the coding sequence ATGAATAATAATCTCACGTATGATTTCGCGATCGTTGGTGGTGGGATAGTAGGGTTAGCTACAGCCATGACGTTAGGCGATTGCTATCCCGATGCCAAAATTCTAGTTTTAGAAAAAGAAAACGATTGGGCATCTCATCAAACTGGGAATAATAGCGGCGTAATCCACTCGGGTATTTACTACAAACCAGGTAGCTTCAAAGCTAGATTTTGTCGAGAAGGCAGTCGCTCGATGGTAGAGTTCTGTCAGCAGCACGATATTCCTCATGAAGTTTGCGGCAAAGTCATTATTGCCACGACTACCGCACAACTGCCATTACTAGATAATCTTTATGAAAGAGGTTTAGCTAATGGTTTGGGCGTGAGAAAGTTGAGTGCGGCAGAAGTTGCGGAATACGAACCGCACGTTAGCTGTTTGGCAGGAATCCACGTACCTACAACTGGAATCGTTGACTACAAAAGGGTTGCGCAGAAGTATGTGGAAATAATTCAAGCTCAGGGTGGAGAATTAAAGCTCGGTACTAAGGTAGAACGAATCCGACATACGAGCAACACGACAGTGCTAGACACTAACTCTGGTAGCTTTGAGACAAAGTTTACGATCAATTGTGCCGGACTGCAAAGCGATCGCATTGCTAAAAAGAGCGGAGCCGATCCCCAAGCCAAAATCGTACCTTTTCGGGGCGAATATTACGAACTCGTACCAGAAAAACGCTACTTAGTCAAAGGCTTGATTTACCCCGTACCCAATCCTGCTTTCCCCTTCTTGGGCGTACATTTTACCCGCATGATTGATGGCAGCGTTCACGCTGGACCTAATGCAGTCTTGAGTTTCAAGCGCGAAGGCTACCACAAAACAGATTTTGACTTCAAAGATTTGGCAGAAGTGCTAACCTATCCAGCTTTTTGGAAGCTAGCTGCCAAACACGCCGATGAAGGAATTAAGGAAATCGTTCGTTCTTGGAGTAAAGCTGCCTTTGTCAGGAGTCTACAACAATTGATTCCAGAGGTGCGAGAACAAGATGTCGTGCCAACTCACGCGGGAGTGAGAGCGCAAGCACTCAAAGCCGACGGTAGTTTAGTGGATGATTTCTTACTCGTGCCAGGAAAAAATGCTATGCACGTTTGTAATGCTCCTTCCCCAGCTGCTACCTCTTCGCTAGAGATTGGTAAGGCAATTGTTGCCGCAATTTCCCAATCCCCCTTCCAGGCAAACACAGTCAAAGTATAG
- the rfbF gene encoding glucose-1-phosphate cytidylyltransferase: MKAVILAGGLGTRLSEETTVKPKPMVEIGGRPILWHIMKIYSASGINDFIICCGYKGYLIKEYFANYFLHMSDVTFDMRFNQMNVHCGYAEPWRVTLVDTGDKTMTGGRLKRVREHIGNETFCFTYGDGVSSVNIKEIVKFHKEQNTLATLTASQPPGRFGAIHLEGDQTKITSFREKPDGDGAWVNSGFFVLEPETIDLIEDDKTIWEQEPLQKLAQMDELSAYKHPGFWQPMDTLRDKHLLEELWNSGNAPWKVW; this comes from the coding sequence ATGAAAGCAGTCATACTGGCTGGAGGGCTTGGGACTCGTCTGAGTGAGGAAACCACCGTCAAACCAAAGCCGATGGTGGAGATTGGTGGCAGACCGATCTTGTGGCACATTATGAAAATTTACTCTGCCTCTGGTATTAATGATTTTATTATCTGTTGCGGTTACAAAGGATACTTAATTAAGGAATACTTTGCTAACTATTTTTTGCATATGTCAGACGTGACGTTTGACATGCGTTTCAATCAAATGAACGTTCACTGCGGTTATGCCGAGCCTTGGCGAGTCACTCTAGTAGATACGGGTGATAAAACCATGACTGGTGGAAGACTCAAGCGCGTTAGAGAACATATTGGTAATGAAACTTTCTGCTTCACATACGGCGACGGCGTGAGTAGCGTCAATATCAAAGAGATAGTCAAATTTCACAAAGAGCAAAATACTTTAGCAACTCTAACCGCCAGTCAACCGCCAGGACGCTTTGGTGCAATTCATCTGGAAGGAGATCAGACCAAGATTACTAGCTTTAGAGAAAAACCAGATGGCGATGGAGCATGGGTCAATAGTGGTTTCTTTGTTCTAGAACCAGAAACGATTGATTTGATCGAAGATGATAAAACAATTTGGGAACAAGAACCATTACAAAAACTGGCACAGATGGATGAGCTATCAGCCTACAAGCACCCTGGTTTTTGGCAACCGATGGACACGCTACGAGACAAGCACCTGCTTGAAGAACTTTGGAACAGTGGCAACGCTCCTTGGAAGGTATGGTAG
- a CDS encoding response regulator transcription factor, with amino-acid sequence MSTVLVVDDSMTEMQVITSCLQRGGLSVQTATSSEDALVKISSQKPDVIILDVVLPGRSGFELCRDLKSEAGTSMIPVVMCSTKGSEMDKFWGMKQGADAYITKPIDQEKLLQTVKQLLK; translated from the coding sequence ATGAGTACAGTTTTAGTTGTCGATGACTCAATGACAGAAATGCAAGTCATCACTAGTTGCTTACAACGCGGTGGTTTAAGCGTTCAAACAGCTACTAGTAGCGAAGATGCTTTAGTAAAAATTAGCAGTCAAAAACCAGATGTAATTATTTTGGATGTCGTGCTACCAGGTCGGAGCGGTTTTGAACTTTGTCGCGATCTCAAATCAGAAGCAGGAACGAGCATGATTCCTGTTGTCATGTGTTCCACCAAAGGTAGCGAAATGGATAAGTTCTGGGGCATGAAACAAGGCGCAGATGCCTATATTACCAAACCTATCGATCAAGAAAAACTACTGCAAACTGTCAAGCAACTGTTGAAATGA
- a CDS encoding response regulator translates to MMTEPIASNDFVNHFNTLKQERFSGQLLLKSPLEQEWIVYLFLGRILYASGGNHTVRRWYRALKSHCPQVDIQQLKLSAVLSNASNSSDNCWECHLLNAGIEKQQITREQAGKTIAAIVSEVMFDITQATHVTYQSKTDNIALPQLALLDPGQILSEVQQIWQLWQKAKVADRSPNKAAVINQPEQLQEQVSPAVYQNLTKLLDGQRTLRDLAVVMNRDVKDVICSLLPYIQAGLVELIDIPDLASPVAPAAPATPPPSTPSGKGPLIACVDDSPLVCQSMEQILTASGYRFFAVQDSLRAIAGLLSRKPDLIFLDLVMPNTNGYEICSQLRKVSAFRITPIIILTGNDGIIDRVRAKIVGASDFLSKPVDAETVLSVTSKHLNSNSLVEDL, encoded by the coding sequence ATGATGACAGAACCGATAGCAAGCAATGATTTTGTCAATCATTTTAACACTTTAAAGCAAGAAAGGTTCAGCGGACAATTATTACTAAAAAGCCCTCTAGAACAAGAATGGATTGTTTATCTATTTCTGGGCAGAATCTTATATGCCTCTGGAGGAAATCATACCGTTAGACGTTGGTATAGAGCTTTAAAATCGCATTGTCCGCAAGTTGATATTCAACAGCTAAAATTATCTGCCGTTCTCTCTAACGCTTCAAATAGCTCGGATAATTGCTGGGAATGCCACTTGCTAAACGCAGGAATCGAGAAACAGCAAATTACTAGAGAGCAAGCGGGAAAAACGATCGCGGCGATTGTCTCTGAAGTCATGTTTGATATTACTCAAGCTACGCACGTCACATATCAGAGCAAGACAGATAACATTGCACTACCACAATTAGCATTACTCGATCCAGGGCAAATACTATCAGAAGTCCAACAAATTTGGCAACTCTGGCAAAAAGCAAAAGTTGCCGATCGCTCGCCAAACAAAGCCGCAGTTATTAACCAACCAGAACAGCTTCAGGAACAAGTATCGCCTGCTGTTTATCAAAATTTAACTAAACTGCTGGACGGACAGCGGACATTGCGAGATTTAGCAGTAGTCATGAATCGGGATGTTAAGGATGTCATTTGTTCTTTACTACCTTACATTCAAGCCGGTTTAGTTGAACTGATTGATATTCCCGATTTAGCGTCGCCAGTCGCTCCAGCAGCGCCAGCCACACCGCCGCCATCCACACCTTCTGGCAAAGGACCACTGATTGCTTGCGTAGATGATAGCCCGTTAGTTTGTCAAAGTATGGAACAAATCTTGACAGCAAGCGGCTACAGATTTTTTGCCGTCCAAGATTCTCTGCGCGCGATCGCTGGTTTGTTGAGCCGCAAACCAGACTTAATTTTTTTAGATTTAGTTATGCCAAATACCAATGGATATGAAATTTGCAGCCAGTTACGTAAAGTTTCGGCTTTCCGTATCACTCCCATTATTATCCTCACTGGAAATGATGGCATTATCGATCGAGTTCGTGCCAAAATTGTCGGGGCTTCAGATTTTTTGAGTAAGCCAGTAGATGCAGAAACAGTGTTATCGGTAACGTCTAAACATCTTAACAGTAATTCTTTAGTAGAAGATCTTTAA
- a CDS encoding chemotaxis protein CheW has product MISEFTTRGVVAGNPNAEEAAGSKQQFLRLHLPPDTTAILPLSQIAEVLTVPTAQIVPIPHLPAWVMGVYNWRGEILWIVDLGHKIGQAPLYQQGTSRSSYTAVVIHNAQQVAEKQSDRKTGKKVLGLLVNQVEDMEWCNPDNIQSPPASAVTPELVPYLRGYFPKPNGEILVVLDGDSIIAGMPQSKTEVS; this is encoded by the coding sequence ATGATATCGGAATTTACAACCAGGGGTGTAGTAGCAGGAAATCCAAATGCAGAAGAAGCTGCTGGCTCAAAACAGCAGTTTTTGCGATTGCATTTACCACCAGATACGACTGCCATATTGCCACTATCCCAAATCGCAGAAGTACTGACCGTACCCACTGCTCAAATCGTACCTATTCCCCATTTACCCGCTTGGGTTATGGGTGTTTATAACTGGCGAGGCGAGATTCTGTGGATCGTCGATCTGGGTCACAAGATCGGACAGGCTCCCTTATACCAACAAGGAACTAGTCGCTCTAGTTACACAGCAGTGGTGATTCACAACGCCCAGCAGGTTGCCGAAAAACAAAGCGATCGTAAAACAGGTAAAAAAGTGCTGGGACTATTGGTCAATCAGGTGGAAGACATGGAATGGTGCAACCCCGATAACATTCAATCCCCTCCCGCGTCTGCTGTCACCCCTGAGTTAGTGCCGTATTTGCGTGGTTATTTTCCCAAGCCGAATGGCGAAATCTTGGTGGTGTTAGATGGCGACTCCATCATCGCTGGAATGCCTCAGTCAAAAACGGAGGTTAGTTGA